The Fusarium oxysporum Fo47 chromosome II, complete sequence genome includes a region encoding these proteins:
- a CDS encoding heterokaryon incompatibility protein-domain-containing protein, whose translation MASLNLKRTPYPTGDTEDDIRKDPILCRTCWNLYGGSTATAVPLAGIAMHENSGSINANRAATAGNLDEAPAWAGRGRIDYASWQISVYLPDVPGTIARGCPSCFLLQEILTKLTKGTLDCNDPELWLDIVFCKGNVLRMNLIRGSPPDDFDMFSSGGGSTDGDLLESFEIYTMPGSPCPWPTIGSSMNVERPDWSLPAEIGGHASHIEPDPTSKSSFDRVKSWIKTCKDTHTICTEGEASSNPQLPKRVIDIGPDTNDGIHIFVHDDATQQITEPYIALSHCWGKTQHLISTRATLDQWKQNIPFNRFAKTFQDAVVISRELGIRYVWIDSLCIVQDDKQDWEIEAAKMASIYNGAELVLAATGSADGSGGCLFQREPFVTVSGTFPEGKPFEIYGRKVAKHAVFGWNTDPNGSKGSSNPIVGTTVSEVYDYPLMTRAWCFQERLLATRILHYTKSEMIFDCLSSMECECGALEKHEDDPLVPARRIIKTGHKFITGTKSYRGSSTNPAAPLKGEIKEFIEHHELWRDLIVQYSQKNITKRTDGLPAVAGLATEWFNKLTGRYLAGLWEKDILNNLRWMPDEKDSGEEPEYISPSWSWLSVHRGVTWGVESFEFDKFFVTVDFDRTACPLSGHNQFGAVDSGYIFLTGRIMPTTFSIDGNMVWLEKPGNNTRKPFDRPDSLWRLRNLKNNELFCLRLSTRMSTRNAWDDDAALVLVKADEEILKKQPEEVQKFENVYQRVGFITNYMTQGWNHERDSKEMGLYII comes from the exons CTTAAGCGAACACCATACCCAACCGGGGACACTGAAGATGATATCCGAAAAGACCCGATACTATGCCGAACGTGCTGGAATCTCTACGGAGGTTCAACTGCCACTGCTGTTCCTCTGGCTGGTATAGCTATGCACGAAAATTCTGGTTCCATCAACGCAAACAGAGCGGCTACGGCTGGTAACCTAGATGAAGCTCCTGCTTGGGCAGGACGAGGTCGTATTGATTATGCTTCGTGGCAAATCAGTGTCTATCTCCCTGATGTTCCTGGGACAATAGCTAGAGGCTGCCCGTCTtgtttccttcttcaagagaTCTTGACGAAGTTGACGAAAGGAACCTTGGACTGCAATGATCCTGAGCTATGGTTGGACATTGTCTTCTGTAAGGGAAATGTCCTAAGGATGAATCTTATCCGTGGGAGTCCCCCTGATGACTTTGATATGTTCTCTTCTGGCGGCGGAAGCACTGATGGAGACCTTCTCGAGAGCTTCGAGATATACACCATGCCAG GCTCGCCCTGCCCATGGCCGACTATTGGGTCATCGATGAACGTTGAACGTCCTGACTGGAGTCTTCCCGCTGAGATTGGTGGACATGCGAGCCATATTGAGCCAGATCCAACTTCCAAGTCTTCTTTCGACAGGGTCAAAAGTTGGATCAAAACCTGCAAAGATACCCACACAATTTGCACAGAAGGGGAGGCCTCATCAAACCCGCAGCTCCCAAAGCGAGTCATCGATATTGGACCTGATACCAACGATGGAATCCATATCTTTGTTCACGATGACGCCACACAGCAGATTACAGAACCATATATTGCGTTATCTCATTGTTGGGGTAAGACTCAGCACTTGATCTCGACGCGGGCAACCCTTGACCAGTGGAAGCAAAATATTCCGTTCAATAGGTTTGCCAAAACATTCCAGGATGCTGTGGTTATTTCAAGAGAGTTGGGCATTCGATATGTTTGGATAGATTCACTCTGTATCGTTCAAGATGATAAGCAAGATTGGGAAATTGAAGCAGCCAAAATGGCGTCGATTTACAACGGCGCAGAACTGGTTTTAGCTGCCACTGGATCCGCTGATGGGTCTGGTGGTTGTCTATTTCAAAGAGAGCCTTTCGTCACAGTTTCTGGAACATTTCCAGAAGGAAAGCCATTTGAGATCTACGGACGAAAGGTGGCAAAACATGCAGTTTTTGGTTGGAACACAGATCCCAATGGGTCCAAAGGATCCTCGAACCCTATCGTCGGAACCACAGTATCTGAGGTTTATGATTACCCTCTGATGACAAGAGCTTGGTGTTTCCAGGAGAGGCTCTTGGCAACTCGGATTCTCCATTATACCAAGAGTGAGATGATCTTCGACTGTTTATCTTCAATGGAGTGCGAATGCGGTGCTCTGGAGAAACATGAAGATGACCCACTGGTACCTGCTCGTCGAATCATCAAGACAGGACACAAGTTCATCACTGGAACGAAGAGCTACCGAGGCTCATCTACGAATCCCGCAGCCCCTCTCAAGGGAGAAATCAAAGAGTTCATAGAGCATCATGAACTCTGGCGAGATTTGATTGTTCAGTATTCCCAAAAGAATATCACCAAACGAACCGACGGCCTCCCAGCTGTTGCAGGATTGGCTACAGAGTGGTTCAATAAACTTACAGGAAGATACCTCGCAGGTCTTTGGGAGAAGGATATTCTCAACAATTTACGCTGGATGCCAGATGAAAAAGACTCTGGTGAGGAACCAGAGTACATCTCACCAAGCTGGAGCTGGCTCAGTGTTCACCGTGGTGTAACGTGGGGAGTGGAGAGCTTTGAATTTGACAAGTTCTTCGTGACCGTGGACTTTGATCGTACAGCATGCCCTCTTAGCGGGCATAACCAGTTTGGAGCCGTCGACTCTGGGTACATCTTTCTCACCGGCCGCATCATGCCCACGACCTTTTCCATCGATGGAAACATGGTTTGGCTGGAAAAGCCGGGGAACAATACGAGAAAGCCATTTGACAGGCCGGATAGTCTTTGGAGGTTGCGAAACTTGAAGAATAATGAGCTATTCTGCCTCAGACTTTCAACAAGAATGAGTACCAGGAATGCatgggatgatgatgcggcgttggtgttggtcAAGGCAGATGAGGAGATTTTAAAGAAGCAGCCCGAGGAAGTCCAGAAGTTTGAAAATGTTTATCAGAGGGTTGGATTTATCACGAATTATATGACGCAGGGTTGGAACCATGAAAGGGACTCGAAGGAGATGGGACTTTATATCATTTAG
- a CDS encoding ankyrin repeat-containing domain protein has translation MDLLLALGEQKYAEEHPLHYAATKDDATLFRRLLQKPGLRADIDGDPGSGHDCLQTAIFNGNKEIAEALVTLPLSEFDRTRHPMAAHGAISYLASAATLGRLDILKIMTDTGNVDIFEGDSLGKTQLHHVSDVPIGQTPFHPIDDEGAVKIARFLLEQGAIQVDCEDNKGQTPLSLAVQHGKRGIVQVLLEVSRDPDSKDQDGNSPFYYAVRNGHGPIAELLANTGKVDCGVRARAESDRRSDQERGPTFTWHVL, from the exons ATGGATCTCCTTCTCGCGCTAGGAGAGCAAAAGTACGCCGAGGAACATCCATTGCATTACGCAGCTACAAAAGATGATGCTACTCTTTTCAGGCGTCTGTTACAAAAGCCTGGACTCCGCGCCGATATCGACGGCGACCCTGGTAGCGGACATGACTGTCTACAAACTGCGATTTTTAACGGCAACAAGGAGATTGCCGAAGCTCTGGTTACCCTACCTCTTTCTGAGTTTGATCGGACCC GTCATCCCATGGCAGCTCATGGAGCCATCAGCTACCTAGCCTCCGCTGCTACACTCGGCCGCCtcgacatcttgaagatcatgacCGACACAGGGAATGTGGACATTTTCGAAGGAGACTCCCTTGGCAAGACCCAGCTGCACCATGTCAGCGACGTACCCATTGGCCAGACGCCGTTCCATCCTATCGACGACGAGGGCGCTGTCAAGATAGCCCGATTCCTTCTGGAACAGGGAGCCATACAGGTGGACTGTGAGGATAACAAAGGGCAGACTCCTCTATCATTGGCTGTTCAACATGGAAAAAGAGGCATCGTTCAggttcttcttgaagtcagCAGGGACCCGGACTCTAAGGATCAAGATGGAAACAGTCCCTTCTATTACGCCGTTCGCAACGGACATGGCCCTATCGCAGAGCTCTTGGCCAACACCGGCAAAGTCGACTGTGGCGTGAGGGCAAGGGCGGAGAGTGATCGGCGCTCAGACCAGGAGCGAGGACCAACATTTACGTGGCACGTTCTGTAA
- a CDS encoding glycosyl hydrolase, which yields MLVLSVITLVLGLCSSFVLGFTNPIRTGSDPHIVYQDGMYYLTSTTWTNVSITKAPTIEGLKTAESQLIWSDRSNATRACNFWAPEMHKVGDTWYVYFSASVCDEGNWDVMLPTLRVYVLKGGKENPLSADYEMMDAIIPPNFNAGMLDATIFKIEGTEYFLFSSVEGPKSPDGASLWIAKLLSPTTCGNATMIAHPEFEWERSDSPVLEGPYGIISPAGTTYVVYAADSCNTPAYKLGAMIFTKGSDPLSPDSWTKLPDPIFETKNGLYGPAHNAFFKSPDGTEDWNVFHANLNAGDRCGPSRKTFIQPLGWKDDMIDLGEPRPVGTEIKPPSGE from the exons ATGCTTGTCTTATCGGTAATCACTTTGGTTCTTGGTTTATGCTCAAGCTTTGTTCTTGGGTTCACCAATCCTATAAGAACAGGAAGTGACCCTCATATCGTCTATCAAGATGGGAT GTACTATCTAACCTCAACAACATGGACCAACGTCAGCATCACCAAAGCCCCTACCATCGAAGGCCTCAAGACTGCTGAGTCCCAGCTCATCTGGTCCGACAGATCCAATGCAACCAGAGCTTGCAACTTCTGGGCTCCTGAGATGCACAAAGTCGGTGATACTTGGTATGTATACTTCTCGGCGAGTGTTTGTGACGAGGGCAACTGGGATGTTATGCTGCCAACTCTGAGAGTATACGTTCTCAAAGGTGGTAAGGAGAATCCATTGTCGGCGGATtatgagatgatggatgcAATCATTCCTCCTAATTTCAATGCTGGAATGCTTGATGCT ACGATCTTTAAAATCGAAGGCACCGAGTATTTCCTT TTCTCTTCCGTTGAAGGACCAAAGAGTCCTGATGGTGCATCTCTATGGATCGCCAAACTCCTGTCACCAACAACATGTGGCAACGCCACAATGATTGCACACCCAGAGTTCGAGTGGGAAAGGTCTGATTCGCCCGTTCTCGAAGGACCTTATGGAATTATCTCCCCAGCTGGGACAACTTACGTGGTCTACGCTGCTGACTCCTGCAACACACCCGCCTACAAACTCGGTGCCATGATATTCACAAAAGGCTCTGATCCACTTAGCCCGGATTCTTGGACCAAGTTACCTGATCCCATTTTCGAAACGAAGAATGGACTCTATGGACCTGCACATAACGCGTTCTTTAAAAGTCCTGATGGTACAGAGGATTGGAATGTGTTTCATGCTAATCTCAACGCGGGTGATCGTTGCGGTCCCTCGAGGAAGACCTTTATTCAGCCGCTCGGTTGGAAGGATGATATGATCGATTTGGGTGAACCTCGTCCTGTTGGGACAGAAATCAAGCCGCCGTCTGGGGAATGA
- a CDS encoding chaperonin 10-like protein: protein MLSSSNVMRTGILRTGRIATRNTARLARSATAQVQTTRRNFSSSQRTLCASCATSGGQSCVRHNPNSRASAGNITTSFSANSSLGKTAAYATAASPIIPNEQWAQVLEERGGAVQYKKIPVPTPGSDEVLINVKYSGVCHTDLHAVNGDWPLESKMPLVGGHEGAGIVVARGELVKDVEIGDHVGLKWLHGSCMSCEQCRQSNESLCSEASLSGYTVDGSFQQYAVGKAAHVARIPKDCDLAGVAPILCAGLTVYKALKSSGVRPGQSVVIAGAGGGLGVFAIQYAKAMGLRVTALDGGDEKRKVCTELGADTFVDFKTSTDIVGEIKNATGGLGPDAVLLLAASEKPFQQASQYVKSKGTIVCVGLPANAFVKAPVFDTVVREINIKGSYVGNRQDTAEAIEFYRQGLIKAPYKIVGLSELQKVYDMMIAGNVAGRYVVDTSR from the exons ATGCTATCGTCAAGCAACGTGATGCGAACTGGCATCCTCCGAACAGGAAGAATAGCCACGCGAAACACAGCACGTCTCGCACGTTCAGCAACAGCTCAGGTTCAAACAACCCGTCGAAACTTTTCTTCCAGTCAACGAACACTCTGCGCAAGCTGTGCAACTTCAGGAGGACAATCATGCGTCCGACATAACCCTAACAGTCGCGCTAGCGCCGGAAACATCACCACAAGCTTCAGTGCTAACAGTAGCCTCGGCAAGACTGCCGCTTACGCTACAGCTGCTAGCCCCATCATTCCTAATGAACAGTGGGCACAAGTTTTGGAAGAACGAGGTGGAG CTGTCCAATATAAAAAGATCCCTGTTCCAACGCCAGGCTCCGATGAGGTTCTAATCAACGTCAAGTATAGTGGAGTCTGCCACACAGACCTTCACGCCGTCAATGGCGACTGGCCCCTTGAATCGAAGATGCCCCTTGTTGGCGGTCACGAAGGTGCCGGTATCGTAGTAGCACGAGGAGAGCTCGTCAAAGACGTTGAAATCGGTGACCACGTTGGCCTCAAGTGGCTTCACGGCTCCTGCATGAGTTGCGAACAGTGTCGACAGTCCAACGAATCGCTCTGCTCAGAAGCCTCCCTGTCAGGATATACTGTTGATGGTTCGTTCCAGCAATACGCTGTAGGAAAGGCTGCGCACGTCGCGCGAATTCCCAAGGACTGTGATCTCGCTGGCGTAGCACCTATTCTGTGTGCTGGACTTACAGTCTACAAGGCTCTCAAGTCTTCTGGCGTTCGACCAGGACAGAGTGTTGTCATTGCTGGCGCTGGAGgcggtcttggtgttttcgcTATTCAATATGCCAAGGCCATGGGGCTTCGAGTAACAGCTCTCGATGGCGGAGACGAAAAGCGCAAGGTTTGCACTGAGCTTGGTGCTGATACCTTTGTTGATTTCAAGACATCGACGGATATTGTTGGAGAGATCAAGAACGCTACAGGTGGCCTTGGCCCCGATGCTGTTCTCCTTCTTGCAGCCAGTGAGAAGCCATTCCAACAAGCTAGTCAGTATGTTAAGAGCAAGGGCACAATTGTCTGTGTTGGTTTACCAGCCAATGCTTTCGTCAAGGCTCCTGTTTTCGACACTGTCGTCCG TGAAATCAACATCAAGGGCAGCTATGTCGGTAACCGACAGGATACTGCTGAAGCCATTGAATTTTACAGACAAGGTCTTATCAAGGCACCATACAA GATTGTCGGATTGTCAGAACTCCAGAAGGTCTATGATATGATGATTGCAGGCAACGTTGCTGGCCGTTATGTCGTGGACACCAGCAGATAA